The proteins below come from a single Candidatus Methylacidiphilales bacterium genomic window:
- a CDS encoding polyribonucleotide nucleotidyltransferase, whose amino-acid sequence MFTSHKITINIGRHPITIETGKLAKLADGAVTVSYAETMVLVTAVSATTIKEGQDFFPLTVEYREKAAAVGRFPGGYFKREGRPSEKEILTCRMTDRPLRPLFPKGYLYETQIITTLLSADGENDADILSINGASAALMISDIPFQGPIGAIRLGRVKGQYIINPSHEERALSDLDLVYVGTENHVLMIEGSASQLPDEDFAAALSFAQAQIQPLIHAQKEFAARVGKPKRNLPLFTVSENLLEIAYQVAADRIEEAIYQPSKIQRQNATDALKDEVRAAILKQYPGATDFEINSAFDHLQKKAFRRSILDFGRRCDGRSPNEIRPLYAEHGLFPRTHGSALFSRGETQAICMATLGSLDDAQEIDAYTGGERTKRFIFHYHFPPFSVGETGRVGGLNRREVGHGALAERSLLPVIPPQDKFPYAIRVTSEVLESNGSTSMASVCGGTLALMDAGVPIIAPVAGISVGLVTEYNENGQLLRYILLDDIIGSEDHFGDMDFKLCGTRKGVTGFQLDLKLPGIPVSLLQEAVRRASASRQTILSYMEKIIAAPRATLSPYAPRIETIKIDPEKIGLLIGPGGKTIKGITTETGAQISIEDDGTVRIYSNNAQSLAQALNIIEDLCGEVVVGKLYRGKVTGIREFGAFVEVKSGRDGLVHISELSDARVERVEDVLKVGDETWVKCIGIDDRGKIKLSRKAALRELAERKKN is encoded by the coding sequence ATGTTTACTTCACATAAAATCACAATTAACATCGGCCGTCACCCAATTACTATTGAAACAGGAAAGCTCGCGAAGTTAGCCGACGGTGCAGTCACCGTTTCTTATGCGGAAACGATGGTATTAGTTACAGCTGTATCGGCCACTACTATCAAAGAAGGACAAGATTTTTTTCCTTTGACCGTTGAATATCGCGAGAAAGCGGCGGCTGTCGGGCGGTTTCCAGGGGGCTATTTCAAGCGTGAAGGGCGTCCATCTGAAAAAGAAATTTTGACTTGTCGGATGACGGATAGACCTTTGCGACCCCTTTTTCCTAAAGGCTATCTTTATGAGACACAGATAATTACGACACTTCTTTCGGCTGATGGTGAAAACGATGCAGATATCCTGAGCATCAATGGGGCTTCAGCGGCACTTATGATCTCGGATATTCCTTTTCAGGGGCCCATCGGCGCGATACGACTGGGGCGCGTCAAGGGACAATACATTATCAATCCATCTCACGAGGAGCGTGCCTTAAGTGATCTCGATCTGGTGTATGTCGGAACAGAAAACCACGTGTTGATGATCGAAGGATCAGCGAGTCAACTGCCGGATGAGGATTTTGCTGCAGCACTCAGTTTTGCTCAAGCGCAGATCCAACCACTTATTCATGCTCAGAAAGAATTTGCTGCTCGCGTAGGCAAGCCCAAGCGAAACCTCCCGCTTTTTACCGTTTCAGAGAATCTTTTAGAGATCGCATATCAAGTCGCTGCAGATCGAATTGAAGAAGCCATCTATCAGCCAAGTAAGATTCAACGTCAAAATGCTACAGATGCGCTGAAGGACGAGGTGCGAGCTGCTATTCTGAAGCAATATCCCGGAGCAACAGATTTTGAGATTAACTCCGCCTTTGATCATCTCCAAAAGAAAGCTTTTCGCCGATCTATACTTGATTTCGGAAGACGCTGTGATGGCCGTTCGCCAAATGAAATCCGCCCACTTTATGCTGAGCATGGCCTTTTCCCCCGCACTCATGGCTCAGCGCTTTTCTCTCGGGGAGAAACACAAGCAATATGCATGGCGACATTAGGTTCACTCGACGACGCCCAGGAAATTGATGCCTACACTGGGGGAGAAAGAACCAAGCGCTTTATCTTTCATTATCATTTCCCGCCATTTTCTGTTGGAGAAACCGGACGCGTTGGCGGGCTCAACCGGCGCGAAGTCGGCCACGGAGCGCTTGCGGAACGTTCCTTACTGCCGGTTATTCCGCCGCAAGATAAATTTCCATACGCTATTCGCGTAACATCGGAAGTCCTAGAATCAAACGGCTCAACATCAATGGCCTCGGTCTGTGGTGGCACACTAGCCCTGATGGATGCTGGGGTTCCCATTATCGCACCGGTTGCCGGCATATCAGTGGGATTAGTCACCGAATACAACGAAAATGGGCAACTCCTCCGATATATATTACTCGATGACATCATCGGTTCAGAAGACCATTTTGGTGATATGGACTTCAAGCTATGCGGCACTCGCAAAGGCGTCACAGGTTTTCAACTCGACCTTAAACTTCCCGGCATTCCTGTCTCCCTCCTGCAAGAGGCTGTTCGCAGAGCTTCTGCGTCAAGACAAACGATTCTAAGCTACATGGAGAAAATCATTGCTGCACCACGAGCTACACTTTCTCCGTACGCACCGCGAATCGAAACCATCAAAATCGACCCGGAAAAAATCGGGCTTCTGATCGGTCCAGGCGGTAAAACCATAAAAGGCATTACGACTGAGACTGGTGCGCAAATCAGCATCGAAGACGATGGCACCGTCAGAATCTATAGCAACAATGCTCAAAGCCTAGCTCAAGCCCTCAATATCATTGAAGACCTTTGCGGAGAGGTCGTAGTGGGAAAGCTGTATCGCGGCAAAGTGACAGGTATTAGAGAATTTGGTGCTTTTGTCGAAGTTAAATCTGGCCGTGATGGGCTAGTGCATATTTCTGAACTCTCCGATGCTCGAGTTGAGCGTGTCGAAGATGTCCTCAAAGTAGGAGATGAGACCTGGGTAAAATGTATCGGCATTGATGACAGAGGGAAAATAAAACTCAGCCGAAAAGCAGCTCTACGAGAGCTTGCTGAGCGAAAAAAGAACTAA
- the rpsO gene encoding 30S ribosomal protein S15 has translation MDKNTKNSVIKQYRIHETDTGSADVQIALLTHRISRLTEHLQNNKKDHSSRRGLIGMVNRRRKLLAYLQRQDRQRYESIIKSLGLRK, from the coding sequence ATGGACAAAAACACTAAAAACTCAGTGATAAAGCAATATCGGATTCACGAGACAGATACTGGTTCAGCTGATGTGCAAATTGCTTTATTAACACACCGTATTTCCAGACTCACTGAGCATTTACAGAACAATAAGAAAGATCACAGCTCTCGACGAGGTCTCATCGGTATGGTTAATCGCCGACGTAAGCTTCTCGCATACCTGCAGCGACAGGATAGACAACGGTATGAGTCTATCATCAAATCTTTAGGGTTGAGAAAATAG
- the mpl gene encoding UDP-N-acetylmuramate:L-alanyl-gamma-D-glutamyl-meso-diaminopimelate ligase has product MNNSQVPLGLHDFSIPFHFIGICGTAMGAVAAMLKRQGYKVTGSDEQIYPPMSTFLENEGISVQKGYRPENLPGDPSSIIIVGNTIKRGNPEIEAVLNQKRFYISLPEALKTYFLRGKRNVVITGTHGKTTTTSITAWLLESAQLHPSFLIGGIPENFGLGCRHVQSDFWILEGDEYDTAFFDKRSKFIHYLPEIVVINNIEFDHADIYENLDAIKLSFRRLMNIIPQNGLVIYNADDTHACEVASTALAKKIGVSMRKNSGVQNISDIQLHPQYSAFTYLNQRFTLPMAGEINIRNAAMAITVAQHLGIPLHQIAIALREFKGVRRRQQHRGEVNGIHVIDDFGHHPTAIRETIRAIRQQYPRSRIWAIFEPRSNTTRRAVFQNILPDALATADAVIVAQVAALQQIPENERLNPERVVKDIQAKGVPAYYEPHVDAIIQRVLSTAQVNDVLLILSNGGFDQIHDKLLHALAEKKS; this is encoded by the coding sequence ATGAATAATTCCCAAGTCCCGCTAGGCCTTCATGATTTTTCTATACCGTTTCATTTCATCGGAATCTGTGGCACTGCAATGGGCGCTGTCGCTGCCATGCTCAAGCGCCAAGGCTACAAGGTCACCGGAAGTGATGAACAGATCTATCCCCCCATGTCGACATTTTTAGAAAACGAAGGAATCTCAGTGCAAAAAGGATATCGTCCAGAAAATTTACCCGGCGATCCGAGCTCTATCATCATCGTCGGCAACACCATTAAACGTGGCAACCCTGAAATCGAGGCCGTTTTAAATCAAAAGCGTTTTTATATTTCTCTTCCTGAAGCCCTCAAGACCTATTTTCTGCGCGGAAAGCGTAATGTTGTAATCACTGGCACGCACGGCAAAACTACAACTACTTCAATCACCGCATGGTTACTAGAGTCTGCCCAGCTTCATCCATCATTTTTGATCGGAGGCATACCTGAAAACTTCGGACTCGGATGCCGTCATGTCCAAAGTGATTTTTGGATACTCGAAGGCGATGAGTATGACACAGCCTTTTTTGATAAACGAAGCAAATTTATCCACTACCTACCAGAAATTGTGGTGATCAACAATATCGAGTTCGATCATGCCGACATCTATGAAAACCTAGATGCAATCAAGCTCTCGTTTCGTCGCTTGATGAACATTATCCCGCAGAACGGCCTCGTTATATACAACGCTGATGATACTCATGCCTGTGAAGTCGCCTCTACAGCATTAGCCAAGAAGATCGGTGTATCTATGCGTAAAAACAGCGGCGTACAGAACATCTCCGACATACAACTTCATCCACAATACAGCGCCTTCACTTATCTGAATCAACGCTTTACCTTGCCTATGGCCGGTGAAATCAACATACGCAATGCAGCGATGGCGATCACCGTCGCACAACATCTTGGGATTCCCCTCCACCAAATAGCCATCGCTCTACGAGAATTCAAAGGCGTCCGCAGAAGACAACAACATCGCGGTGAAGTAAACGGTATCCACGTCATTGATGATTTTGGTCATCACCCCACAGCCATCCGTGAGACGATTCGAGCCATACGTCAACAATACCCCAGATCCCGAATTTGGGCTATTTTTGAACCACGCAGCAACACTACACGTCGTGCAGTTTTTCAAAACATACTACCCGATGCCCTCGCCACAGCCGACGCTGTCATTGTCGCTCAGGTCGCAGCATTACAACAAATCCCCGAAAATGAAAGGCTCAATCCCGAACGCGTCGTCAAAGATATTCAGGCCAAGGGAGTGCCAGCCTACTACGAACCACACGTCGATGCTATCATTCAACGAGTCCTTAGCACGGCACAAGTAAACGACGTCTTGCTTATATTAAGCAACGGCGGATTTGATCAGATACACGATAAACTCCTACATGCATTGGCTGAGAAGAAATCCTGA